A genome region from Alicyclobacillus acidocaldarius subsp. acidocaldarius DSM 446 includes the following:
- a CDS encoding efflux RND transporter permease subunit → MQLAKFSIRRPVTITMLMIALVAVGVFALLHLPEELFPKLNLPVAAVVTSWNGASPEEVEKQISHPLEQALEGLSGVNLIESQSTAGSSLVIVEFNYGVNLDEELNQMRSLVNRVQPELPSDATTPLVQQFDPNSLPIMRIAVYGSKGVSLQTVSDAATNVVEPAIERLNGVAGVQEAGGLVRQITVEVDPDKLKAYHLSIEQVVNAIAANNLSADAGQVQKGNLLIPFHVSGEIGSASQLGDLEIPLPLRGDVKLKDIAQIEDGHAPVELVSTVNDAPAVTLSISQASDANIVQVSNGVWQALPSIQQQLPPGVHVEVLTDDAQPVRDTIHTVVNHTVLGFIFGILVILLILRSVRSTIVVAVAIPIATLSTFALMAAAGLSINSITLGSLAVGLGSLVDFSIVVLESIFRSRKRGLSPIEAAIVGTEEVGLAVFVAACAQISVFAPSIFVPGIAGQFFKPLSLTVSFSHVAALFVALTFTPMLASRLLKGRRFDEPDRLPGRDAPMRWYAPFDWSARFMHGLTELYRRLLAFSLSHRKTLFAITALMFVASVAMVPKIGFELVPNVGEDEMTVSVQTPPGTSLAATEQVTKRVEALARTHLHGIQQIDAQIGGNTYAALPATNQATVTVRFEDSVSSQDVEAMTSQFNQLAQSVSGATVTAAAASANGASGPASDQISVQIQGPDVAELTRLADQVAAAMRRVGGLEDIQNGATAAMPNVTLKLDPAALAEYGLTAQAVESVLKADIGGQIASTYDVNGNTYNIVVELPPSYAQNLSHLQDLTVENQAGQMVPVTKLGTVSNGSEPPSITHINGVRTVEVTATPYGITQGRAQLELAKQLKSIRVPEGYSVGFGQGGAFLRQTMFDMLWAFVFSVALLYMLMASLFESLLMPFVIMFSLPPTFIGAALGLTLTHRSLNVDSAIGVIMVMGLVANNAIVLVDYANRLRREGKRLREALMEAGPVRLRPILMSTATTVLAMLPLVIGYGKGAETLASMATVIAFGLTFSTMVTLLLVPAVYMAIAGKRDERTEAAPARHAP, encoded by the coding sequence GTGCAACTTGCCAAATTCTCCATTCGCCGCCCCGTCACCATCACCATGCTCATGATCGCGCTCGTGGCCGTCGGCGTCTTTGCGCTCCTCCACCTGCCGGAAGAGCTGTTCCCGAAGCTGAACCTGCCCGTGGCAGCGGTGGTCACGTCATGGAACGGCGCTTCGCCGGAAGAAGTGGAAAAGCAGATTTCCCACCCGCTCGAGCAGGCGCTCGAGGGGCTCTCGGGCGTGAACCTGATTGAGTCGCAATCGACGGCCGGAAGTTCGCTCGTGATCGTGGAATTCAACTACGGCGTCAATTTGGACGAGGAACTGAACCAGATGCGCAGCCTGGTGAACCGGGTTCAGCCGGAACTCCCGTCCGACGCCACGACGCCGCTCGTCCAGCAGTTCGACCCGAACAGCCTGCCCATCATGCGCATTGCCGTGTACGGATCGAAGGGCGTCTCCCTGCAGACCGTCTCCGACGCGGCGACCAACGTCGTGGAGCCGGCCATCGAGCGGCTGAACGGCGTCGCGGGCGTCCAGGAGGCGGGCGGGCTCGTGCGCCAAATTACCGTCGAGGTCGATCCGGACAAGCTGAAGGCGTACCACCTGAGCATCGAGCAGGTGGTAAACGCCATCGCCGCCAACAACCTCTCGGCGGACGCCGGGCAGGTCCAAAAGGGCAACCTCCTCATTCCGTTCCATGTGAGCGGGGAGATTGGATCCGCATCTCAACTTGGAGATCTCGAGATCCCGCTGCCCCTGCGCGGCGACGTCAAGCTCAAGGACATCGCCCAGATCGAAGACGGCCATGCGCCCGTCGAGCTCGTGAGCACGGTCAACGACGCCCCAGCCGTGACCCTGTCCATTTCGCAGGCGTCCGACGCCAACATCGTGCAGGTGTCGAACGGCGTGTGGCAGGCGCTTCCGTCCATTCAGCAGCAGCTGCCGCCCGGCGTTCACGTGGAGGTGCTCACGGACGACGCGCAGCCGGTGCGCGACACCATCCACACCGTGGTCAACCACACGGTGCTCGGGTTCATCTTCGGCATCCTGGTCATCCTCCTGATCCTGCGCAGCGTGCGATCCACCATCGTTGTGGCGGTGGCCATCCCCATCGCGACGCTGTCCACCTTCGCGCTCATGGCCGCCGCCGGGCTCTCCATCAACTCCATCACGCTCGGGTCGCTCGCGGTGGGCCTGGGTTCACTCGTCGACTTCTCCATCGTCGTGCTGGAGTCCATCTTCCGATCTCGTAAGCGCGGCCTTAGCCCAATCGAAGCCGCGATTGTCGGCACCGAAGAGGTGGGACTGGCAGTCTTCGTGGCCGCGTGCGCGCAGATCAGCGTGTTTGCGCCGTCCATCTTCGTGCCGGGCATCGCCGGGCAGTTTTTCAAGCCGCTGTCGCTCACCGTATCGTTCTCGCACGTGGCCGCGCTGTTCGTGGCGCTCACCTTCACGCCGATGCTCGCCTCGCGGCTTCTCAAAGGCCGCCGGTTCGACGAGCCGGATCGCCTGCCGGGTCGAGACGCGCCCATGCGCTGGTACGCGCCGTTTGACTGGTCCGCGCGCTTCATGCACGGGCTCACAGAGCTGTACAGGCGCCTGCTCGCATTCAGCCTGTCGCATCGCAAGACCCTCTTCGCGATCACGGCGCTCATGTTCGTGGCGAGCGTGGCCATGGTGCCGAAGATCGGCTTTGAGCTGGTCCCGAACGTGGGCGAGGACGAGATGACGGTGAGCGTGCAGACACCGCCCGGCACGTCGCTCGCTGCGACGGAGCAGGTGACGAAGCGCGTGGAGGCGCTCGCTCGGACACATCTCCACGGGATCCAACAGATCGACGCGCAGATCGGCGGCAACACGTATGCCGCACTGCCCGCCACCAACCAGGCGACCGTCACGGTGCGGTTTGAGGATTCCGTCTCGAGCCAGGATGTCGAAGCGATGACGTCGCAGTTCAATCAGCTCGCCCAATCCGTTTCAGGCGCCACGGTCACCGCGGCTGCGGCGTCCGCCAACGGGGCGAGCGGCCCGGCGTCCGATCAGATCTCGGTGCAGATTCAGGGGCCTGACGTCGCCGAGTTGACGCGACTGGCGGATCAGGTGGCGGCCGCCATGCGCCGCGTGGGCGGCCTGGAAGACATTCAGAACGGCGCCACCGCAGCCATGCCCAACGTCACCTTGAAGCTCGATCCGGCGGCACTGGCGGAGTACGGGCTCACGGCGCAGGCCGTGGAAAGCGTGCTGAAGGCGGACATCGGCGGGCAGATCGCCTCGACGTACGACGTGAACGGCAACACGTACAACATCGTCGTCGAACTGCCGCCGAGCTACGCGCAGAACCTGAGCCACCTGCAGGATCTGACGGTGGAGAATCAGGCGGGGCAGATGGTCCCGGTGACGAAGCTCGGCACCGTCTCGAACGGCTCGGAGCCGCCGAGCATCACGCACATCAATGGGGTTCGAACCGTGGAGGTGACCGCGACGCCGTACGGCATCACGCAGGGCCGCGCGCAGTTGGAGCTCGCCAAGCAACTGAAATCGATTCGCGTTCCCGAGGGGTACAGCGTGGGGTTCGGCCAAGGCGGGGCCTTCCTGCGCCAGACGATGTTCGACATGCTGTGGGCGTTCGTCTTCTCCGTGGCGCTCTTGTACATGCTCATGGCGAGCCTGTTCGAGTCCCTACTCATGCCGTTTGTCATCATGTTCTCGCTGCCGCCGACCTTCATCGGCGCGGCGCTCGGGCTGACGCTCACGCACCGCTCGCTCAACGTGGACTCGGCCATCGGCGTGATCATGGTGATGGGCCTCGTCGCGAACAACGCGATTGTGCTCGTGGACTACGCCAACCGACTGCGCCGCGAAGGCAAGCGCCTGCGCG
- a CDS encoding ABC transporter permease subunit, with the protein MTLWRVVQNEWMKLVRRRRLAVVVALALCLVGMFALGEHHEKQIYSRLPTQAAASADWQANAKAELAAAEAQLNLLERQSPTSAGAAQTLAALKQRVQEDRYRLAYDVAPLSPNLLNGWAETSQFVGAATKTFIPLLVVILVGDMVAGEMTQGTIKLLVVRPVRRRTLLLGKWLVSVASSAALSFLLCFAFLGVALAIDGPQGAMQPEWLNVYVRFFTQPGALQSTPVVLYDHAVVWPMWQAFVLQSALVAGAMMAVASIAFTCSVLFPSAMVSTSAAMGSIIIGFVVAAMARGQSWVKLLFTTHLSLYGDLAGGTAFTVGSPVTLAQGVAILLAWTVVLLAAAFLRFGRQDILNA; encoded by the coding sequence ATGACGCTCTGGCGCGTGGTGCAAAACGAATGGATGAAGCTCGTGCGCCGCAGGCGGCTCGCCGTCGTGGTGGCGCTCGCCCTATGCCTCGTGGGGATGTTTGCGCTCGGGGAGCATCACGAAAAACAAATCTACAGCCGCCTGCCGACCCAGGCGGCGGCATCCGCCGACTGGCAGGCGAACGCCAAGGCCGAGCTTGCAGCCGCGGAGGCGCAGCTCAATCTGCTCGAACGCCAGTCCCCCACCTCGGCCGGCGCGGCCCAGACGCTGGCAGCCCTAAAGCAGCGCGTACAGGAGGACCGTTATCGCCTGGCGTATGACGTCGCGCCGCTTTCGCCCAACCTGTTGAACGGCTGGGCAGAGACGAGCCAGTTTGTGGGTGCTGCTACCAAGACGTTCATCCCGCTGCTCGTCGTGATCCTCGTCGGCGACATGGTGGCCGGCGAGATGACCCAGGGGACCATCAAGCTGCTGGTGGTGCGGCCCGTGCGCCGGCGCACGCTGCTGCTTGGCAAATGGCTCGTCTCCGTCGCGTCGTCCGCCGCGCTGTCCTTTCTGCTCTGTTTCGCGTTTTTGGGCGTCGCCCTGGCCATCGACGGCCCGCAGGGCGCGATGCAGCCCGAGTGGCTGAACGTCTACGTGCGATTCTTCACGCAGCCGGGCGCCCTTCAATCCACGCCCGTCGTCTTGTACGATCACGCCGTGGTCTGGCCAATGTGGCAGGCGTTTGTGCTGCAGAGCGCGCTCGTGGCAGGCGCCATGATGGCGGTGGCCTCCATCGCCTTCACCTGCTCCGTCCTCTTTCCGTCCGCGATGGTCAGCACGTCGGCGGCCATGGGTTCCATCATCATCGGCTTCGTGGTCGCCGCCATGGCGCGCGGCCAATCCTGGGTGAAGCTGCTTTTCACCACCCACCTCAGCCTGTATGGCGATCTCGCCGGTGGCACCGCCTTCACCGTCGGCTCGCCGGTCACGCTCGCCCAAGGCGTCGCGATCCTCCTCGCCTGGACCGTGGTGCTTCTGGCCGCGGCCTTCCTCCGGTTCGGCCGCCAGGACATTCTGAACGCCTGA
- a CDS encoding ABC transporter ATP-binding protein: MNVLQLFDVTKRIGRREIVRQLNMSVRTGEVYGFLGPNGAGKTTTIRMIVGLIRPTRGAIHVCGHDVERDPVSAKRYLGAIVENPEMYGYLTGRQNLLHYARLSGVDRIEERIERVAKRVGLEDRIDDKVKRYSLGMRQRLGVAQALIADPKLLVLDEPTNGLDPAGIREFRELIRALAAEGLAVFVSSHLLSEVEQMCDRVAVLQQGSVIAEASVAELRAGAGSLLLRVSRWDEATAWLRARGFEVEGKDGRLVVGDLDDARVAKLLRDLVGAGFDVYEAARTGGLEQSFLALTGAESGGDTP, from the coding sequence GTGAACGTGTTGCAGCTGTTTGACGTCACCAAACGCATCGGGCGCCGCGAGATCGTCCGCCAGCTGAATATGAGCGTGCGCACGGGCGAAGTGTACGGCTTTCTCGGGCCGAACGGCGCTGGCAAGACCACGACCATCCGCATGATCGTCGGCCTGATCCGGCCCACGCGCGGCGCCATTCACGTGTGCGGCCACGACGTCGAGCGCGATCCCGTCAGTGCAAAGCGATACCTCGGCGCCATCGTCGAAAATCCCGAAATGTACGGGTATCTGACCGGCCGCCAGAACCTGCTCCACTACGCCCGGCTTTCAGGCGTAGATCGTATCGAAGAGCGCATCGAGCGCGTGGCCAAACGCGTCGGGCTGGAAGACCGAATCGATGACAAGGTCAAGCGGTATTCGCTCGGCATGCGGCAGCGCCTCGGCGTCGCGCAGGCCCTGATTGCCGATCCCAAGCTGCTCGTGCTCGACGAGCCCACGAACGGGCTCGATCCGGCCGGCATCCGCGAGTTCCGCGAGCTCATCCGCGCCCTCGCCGCCGAAGGCTTGGCCGTCTTCGTCTCCAGCCACCTGCTCTCGGAGGTCGAGCAGATGTGCGATCGCGTCGCTGTGCTGCAACAGGGCAGCGTCATCGCCGAGGCGAGCGTGGCGGAGCTTCGCGCAGGGGCAGGCTCCTTGCTCCTGCGCGTGTCTCGGTGGGACGAGGCGACCGCGTGGCTCCGGGCGCGCGGGTTTGAAGTCGAAGGAAAGGACGGCAGGCTGGTCGTCGGCGACCTCGACGACGCGCGCGTCGCGAAGCTCCTTCGCGATCTCGTCGGGGCCGGATTCGACGTCTACGAAGCGGCGCGCACCGGGGGACTGGAGCAATCGTTTCTCGCGCTCACAGGCGCAGAGTCGGGAGGGGATACGCCATGA
- a CDS encoding ABC transporter permease, with product MGPRSAVWWYAWRSLNGWLIATPLVLARNWLLPFLSPDSMSLLRQNLERTALGQPAYQLDLGIFWTMLLGVLSLGLVMRRGYILSLLAGPIRRKDVYAIHACLTGGALVASQLLVVLYLCALDAIAGMPASPTLLVHVLLKRLLVYLAAWSLGVAAGATITSVALAYVCALGVAGFPMYVGTLIHYVDAKWAAMPSMHLYSDVIQLSPLTLLDTVTDASLAAYALWFVAWIACWLVLGARLFERLPLELVEETFPFGAYRRLLALGISLLAGFILATWIDHAVNLGQGKAAAIEAVCVWLVGSGAIFAALDRAGVYRKRRWDT from the coding sequence ATGGGACCGCGTAGCGCCGTTTGGTGGTACGCGTGGCGTTCCTTGAACGGGTGGCTCATCGCCACGCCGTTGGTCCTGGCGCGAAACTGGCTTCTTCCGTTTCTGAGTCCCGACTCGATGAGCCTGTTGCGCCAAAATCTCGAGCGCACCGCGCTCGGCCAACCCGCGTATCAGCTGGACCTCGGCATCTTCTGGACCATGTTGTTAGGCGTGCTCTCGCTCGGACTCGTCATGCGCCGCGGATACATCCTGAGCCTTCTCGCCGGACCTATCCGGCGGAAGGACGTGTACGCCATCCACGCGTGTCTCACAGGAGGTGCGCTCGTGGCGAGTCAACTGTTGGTGGTGCTCTACTTGTGCGCCCTCGACGCCATCGCCGGCATGCCGGCGAGTCCGACGCTGCTCGTTCACGTGCTCCTGAAGCGGCTCCTCGTCTACCTCGCGGCCTGGAGCCTGGGTGTAGCGGCAGGTGCGACCATCACGAGCGTCGCGTTGGCGTACGTTTGCGCCCTCGGTGTCGCAGGTTTTCCGATGTACGTGGGCACGCTCATCCATTACGTAGATGCCAAGTGGGCGGCGATGCCATCCATGCATCTGTACAGCGATGTGATCCAGCTTTCGCCTCTGACGCTGCTCGACACGGTCACGGATGCGTCCCTGGCGGCGTACGCGCTGTGGTTCGTTGCGTGGATCGCCTGCTGGCTGGTGCTCGGAGCCCGGCTGTTCGAACGCCTGCCGCTGGAACTGGTGGAGGAAACGTTTCCGTTTGGCGCCTACCGTCGCCTGCTGGCCCTTGGCATCTCACTGCTCGCAGGGTTCATCCTGGCCACGTGGATCGATCACGCGGTCAATCTCGGCCAGGGCAAGGCGGCCGCGATCGAAGCGGTGTGCGTCTGGCTCGTGGGATCCGGCGCAATCTTCGCCGCCTTGGATCGCGCGGGCGTGTACCGAAAGAGGAGGTGGGATACGTGA
- a CDS encoding ABC transporter ATP-binding protein has protein sequence MEAVLSVRDLSKRIGKNTALSAATLSAGEGSVHAVLGANGSGKTTLLRVIAGLYRPDEGEIVWNGSRIDPWDQPEWRAEVALVDPVVSLPTRFHLSDWVRYAARVYPRFDAHRFRGLVRSLELPTDERIRRFSLGMRMQAKLALALAMRPRLLLLDEPTTGLDPVVQRQIWQWLLCEAADAGTTILVATHDLDAMERLADSATVMFKGRSIWSGQLEDAKERFVKISVRPEGKQALDAGGCALTWERDSGDRWSAMVERNALPHLMAKLRDAGAEPAVVQERLPLEEWFRWLMRKEGYARDMDGTA, from the coding sequence ATGGAGGCCGTCCTCTCGGTCCGCGATTTGTCCAAGCGCATCGGGAAGAATACGGCACTTTCGGCCGCCACGCTCTCGGCGGGCGAGGGCTCTGTCCACGCGGTCTTGGGCGCCAACGGGTCCGGCAAGACCACGCTTCTGCGCGTCATTGCGGGGCTGTACAGGCCGGACGAAGGGGAAATCGTTTGGAACGGCTCTCGCATCGACCCCTGGGACCAGCCGGAGTGGCGCGCGGAGGTGGCCCTTGTGGACCCGGTCGTCTCGCTGCCCACGCGCTTCCATCTGAGCGACTGGGTTCGGTATGCGGCGCGCGTGTACCCCCGCTTTGACGCTCATCGGTTTCGCGGGCTGGTGAGAAGCCTCGAACTGCCGACGGACGAGCGCATCCGCCGCTTTTCCCTGGGAATGCGCATGCAGGCCAAACTCGCCCTCGCGCTCGCCATGCGGCCGCGCCTCCTCCTGCTCGACGAACCGACCACGGGACTCGATCCGGTCGTGCAAAGGCAGATCTGGCAGTGGCTGCTCTGCGAGGCAGCCGACGCGGGCACCACGATTCTTGTGGCCACGCACGATCTCGACGCCATGGAGCGGCTGGCGGACAGCGCCACGGTGATGTTCAAAGGGCGGTCCATTTGGTCGGGCCAACTGGAAGACGCGAAGGAGCGGTTCGTCAAAATCTCGGTGCGGCCAGAGGGCAAGCAGGCACTCGACGCTGGAGGATGTGCGCTCACCTGGGAGCGGGATAGCGGAGACCGATGGAGCGCCATGGTGGAGCGAAACGCCCTCCCACATCTCATGGCGAAGTTGCGCGACGCCGGCGCCGAGCCCGCCGTGGTGCAGGAACGCCTGCCGCTCGAGGAGTGGTTCCGCTGGCTCATGCGAAAGGAGGGATACGCGCGTGACATGGATGGGACCGCGTAG
- a CDS encoding GntR family transcriptional regulator codes for MAVWLQVDPRSPTPVYQQIVDGIKAAVAAGWLKPGDRLPSVRDLAVSLAINHNTVAKAYQELERSRVIEVVRGRGTFVANPGQKPPPDVEERIEKLRDTLRLAWIEAYHLGLAEDAFEEMFHQARDAARGAEGKEEM; via the coding sequence ATGGCCGTGTGGCTTCAGGTGGATCCTCGGTCTCCCACGCCGGTCTATCAGCAGATTGTGGACGGCATCAAGGCGGCGGTGGCGGCTGGCTGGCTGAAGCCCGGTGATCGCCTGCCCTCCGTGCGCGATCTCGCCGTCTCCCTCGCCATCAACCACAACACGGTCGCGAAGGCGTATCAGGAACTCGAGCGAAGCCGCGTGATCGAGGTCGTCCGAGGCCGAGGCACGTTCGTGGCGAACCCGGGGCAGAAGCCGCCGCCGGACGTCGAGGAGCGAATCGAAAAACTCCGCGACACCCTGCGGCTCGCGTGGATTGAAGCCTACCACCTGGGCCTCGCGGAAGACGCCTTCGAGGAGATGTTTCACCAGGCGCGTGACGCCGCGCGCGGAGCCGAAGGAAAGGAGGAGATGTGA
- the rnz gene encoding ribonuclease Z, which produces MELIFLGTGAGAPSRRRNVTAIALRLTRDDSTVWLFDCGEATQHRMFDAPFGPNRVDRVFITHLHGDHIFGLPGLLSTRSFPENVGPLRLYGPPGIRAFVRATLDGSQTHLSYEIQFHEWTSPEPAPVREGLYTVRAALLDHAIPSYGYRVEEAPFPGRLHADRLRAEGLQPSPLWSQLKAGEDVTLPDGRRLRAADFVDPAEPGRVIAILGDTRPCKAAVELARGADCLVHEATFLDRHAHLASAFFHSTARQAAEIAREAEAKCLILTHVSARYERAEEDEILAEARAVFPNTLLAHDGMVYEIARRKRDV; this is translated from the coding sequence ATGGAGCTCATCTTTCTCGGCACGGGCGCCGGGGCCCCTTCCCGGCGCCGCAACGTGACCGCCATCGCGCTTCGCCTGACCCGCGACGACAGCACCGTGTGGCTGTTCGACTGCGGCGAAGCGACCCAGCACCGCATGTTCGACGCGCCATTCGGCCCCAACCGGGTCGATCGCGTCTTCATCACGCACCTCCACGGCGATCACATCTTCGGCCTTCCTGGCCTCCTCAGCACGCGATCCTTCCCAGAGAACGTGGGACCGCTGCGCCTGTACGGCCCACCCGGTATCCGGGCGTTCGTCCGGGCCACCCTCGATGGGAGTCAGACGCACCTCAGCTACGAGATCCAATTTCACGAGTGGACGTCCCCCGAACCAGCGCCCGTCCGCGAAGGGCTGTACACCGTGCGCGCAGCGCTCCTCGATCACGCCATTCCTTCTTACGGCTACCGCGTTGAAGAAGCGCCGTTCCCAGGCCGCCTTCACGCGGATCGGCTCCGCGCGGAGGGACTTCAGCCGAGCCCCCTCTGGTCGCAGCTCAAGGCGGGCGAAGACGTGACCCTTCCTGATGGACGGCGGCTGCGCGCGGCCGATTTCGTCGATCCAGCCGAACCCGGGCGCGTCATCGCCATCCTCGGCGACACGAGGCCGTGCAAGGCCGCGGTGGAACTGGCGCGCGGCGCCGACTGCCTCGTGCACGAAGCCACGTTCCTGGACCGGCACGCGCATCTCGCCTCGGCCTTCTTCCACAGCACGGCGCGCCAGGCGGCCGAGATCGCGCGGGAGGCAGAGGCCAAGTGTCTCATCCTCACGCACGTGAGCGCCCGTTACGAGCGGGCGGAGGAGGACGAGATCCTCGCGGAGGCCCGAGCCGTTTTTCCCAACACCCTGCTCGCGCACGACGGCATGGTCTACGAGATCGCGCGGAGAAAGCGGGACGTGTGA
- a CDS encoding MFS transporter: protein MSAQPDVAQEFDHAESNILRQPAPVWAVAFACVVAFMGLGLVDPILPAISAQLHATKAQTELLFTSYMLVTGCMMVFTGFISTRIGPKYTLLSGLALIIVFSFLAGRSHSVGQIVGFRGGWGLGNAMFIATALSVIVSAARGTAASAIILYEAALGLGISVGPLLGGTLGEHSWRYPFYGVATLMAIGFVAVLLFLRGVPKPAHRASITAPFRALGHLSLLTLGLTSLFYNFGFFTLLGYGPYPLHMSAIGIGYTYFGWGILLAFTSVFVAPWLAEKFGILPVMYTMLALFALDLLVMGLSVHSRLTLVICIILAGAFLGVNNTVITTAVMQAAPVERPTASAAYSFVRFVGGAVAPWLAGKLSDAVGPAMPFFIGCLGVAVAIMVLWMGRNHLRHIQYVAH, encoded by the coding sequence GTGTCCGCGCAACCCGATGTCGCACAAGAGTTCGATCACGCCGAGTCGAACATCCTGCGCCAACCCGCGCCCGTCTGGGCGGTCGCGTTTGCCTGCGTGGTCGCCTTCATGGGGCTTGGATTGGTTGATCCAATTTTACCCGCGATCTCGGCGCAACTCCACGCCACGAAGGCTCAGACGGAACTCTTATTTACGAGCTATATGCTTGTCACCGGGTGCATGATGGTGTTCACCGGTTTCATTTCGACTCGCATCGGCCCGAAGTACACCCTGCTCTCCGGCCTCGCGCTCATCATCGTGTTCTCCTTCCTCGCCGGCCGATCGCACAGCGTCGGCCAAATTGTCGGCTTCCGCGGAGGGTGGGGGCTCGGCAATGCCATGTTTATCGCGACGGCGCTCTCCGTCATCGTGTCGGCCGCAAGAGGCACGGCAGCGAGCGCCATCATCCTGTACGAGGCCGCCCTCGGGCTCGGCATTTCCGTCGGGCCGCTCCTCGGCGGCACGCTCGGCGAGCACAGCTGGCGCTATCCGTTCTACGGCGTGGCGACGCTCATGGCCATCGGATTTGTCGCCGTGCTGCTCTTTCTCCGCGGCGTGCCAAAGCCCGCGCACCGCGCGTCCATCACGGCGCCGTTTCGAGCGCTCGGGCATCTCAGCCTGCTGACGCTCGGCCTGACGAGCCTGTTTTACAACTTCGGCTTCTTCACGCTGCTCGGCTACGGCCCGTATCCGCTGCACATGTCCGCCATCGGCATTGGCTACACGTATTTCGGATGGGGTATCCTGCTCGCCTTCACGTCGGTCTTCGTCGCTCCGTGGCTGGCAGAGAAGTTCGGCATCCTGCCGGTGATGTACACCATGCTCGCGCTGTTCGCGCTGGACCTCTTGGTCATGGGCCTCAGCGTGCACTCGCGGCTGACACTCGTCATCTGCATCATCCTCGCCGGCGCCTTCCTCGGCGTCAACAACACGGTCATCACGACCGCGGTCATGCAGGCGGCTCCCGTCGAGCGGCCCACCGCATCCGCCGCATACAGCTTCGTCCGCTTCGTGGGCGGCGCGGTTGCCCCCTGGCTCGCGGGGAAGCTCAGCGATGCGGTCGGACCCGCCATGCCGTTTTTCATCGGATGCCTAGGCGTCGCCGTGGCGATCATGGTACTGTGGATGGGACGAAACCATCTGCGCCACATCCAGTACGTGGCCCACTGA
- a CDS encoding MarR family winged helix-turn-helix transcriptional regulator: MDQANMDSFEALEREMAIFARRLEGARQSWRKHREIDRSAYLILLALREEGELTAGQLAARFLLDISTISRQITPLVEAGWIAKERDEDDKRQLRLSITEAGVEALEATRASRIELYRELVGDWTEEERRTFLGLLRRLNERIRARQQAERT; the protein is encoded by the coding sequence ATGGATCAGGCCAACATGGACTCGTTCGAAGCGCTGGAGCGCGAGATGGCCATCTTCGCGCGCCGGCTCGAGGGCGCGCGCCAGTCGTGGCGCAAGCATCGGGAGATCGACCGCTCGGCGTATCTGATTCTGCTCGCGCTGCGCGAGGAGGGGGAGCTCACCGCCGGGCAGCTCGCCGCGCGGTTTTTGCTCGACATTTCGACTATCAGCCGGCAGATTACGCCCCTCGTTGAGGCGGGTTGGATTGCCAAGGAGCGAGATGAGGACGACAAGCGTCAGCTTCGCCTGTCCATCACCGAGGCGGGGGTGGAGGCGCTCGAGGCCACGCGCGCATCCCGCATCGAGCTGTATCGAGAGCTTGTGGGGGATTGGACAGAAGAGGAGCGAAGGACGTTCCTTGGCCTTTTGCGCCGTCTCAACGAGCGAATTCGCGCGAGGCAGCAGGCGGAGCGCACATGA